The genome window AAGAGCCTGCCTCTCCCAGATATGAGCACTTGAATTATGATATTCTTCAAAGGCCTCAAGCGAGGCGACGAGGGCGCCCGAATTTCCCGACGGGCGCAGTTCCACATCCACCTTGTAACAGAAGCTCTTGGAAGTGTAAACCGAAAGATTGGATATGAATCTCTGACCGTACTTGGAGAAAAGCTCGTGGTCATCTCCCTCGTAAATGAAGATTATGTCCAGGTCTGAAGAGTAGCTCATTTCCCCTCCTCCAAGCTTGCCAAGTCCCAGGACGACCATGTTATCAAGAAGTTTTCTCTTTCTGGGAGAACACTTAAGGGCATCCTTGGCAAGTTTGAGGCTTGAGTCCATTACAACGTCCGCAACCATCGACAGATATTTTCCCACGTAGATAGGTTCCAAGTCCTCGGAAAGTTCCTTGAAGCAAAGCTTAAGGGACTCAATGTGCTTGAAGCTTCGAAGAGCGTCGAGTTTGCCCTCAAAGAACTCCTCTTCCGAGACGGCTTCCCCGAGAGCCTGCGCCATGGCATCTTTCGAATCGTAAAACTGCGTCACGTCCTTCAGTATGATGGAGTCAAGATACTCAGGGTGCCTGATAAGAAAATCAGACAGCATGCCACCTCTTGAAAAGAGCCTGGAGAGCAGAGGAATGATTTTTGGGTTTTCAGTCAGAAGAAAGTAGACCGACATCCTGGAACCTAGACCGGAGATAAACCTTTCAAGATTTAAAAGCGCGGAGTCCTGATCGCTAAGCTTGATTATGTTTGAGAGAAAAGCCGGTATCACTTTTCTCGAAAGCACCCTTCCCCTTTCCGTGAGTCCGGCCCTTTGGGGATTCATGAGGCTCGATATGATTTCGACCGCGTCGTCCGGCGCCGAGAACCCGAGATTTCCGAGGGTCGAAATCGCTTCCTCGCGGTTTACATTTCCCTCGGCCATAAAATCCGCCACCTCCCAGAATTCCCTGCCTTTTTCCTCAAGCTCCACCCCAGGATCGGAAAACAGGTTCCCGCAGTTCTTAACTACAAGCGAGGTTATCTCTTCGTAAGCAGCCTTGAAGTCCGCGGTCGTTTCAAAACCCATTCTCCTTGAGAGTCTGGCGAGCGAACTCTCCTCCGTGGGAATGCTGTGCGTCTGAAGTTCATCCCAGAGCTGAATCGAATGCTCCACCTTTCTAAGAAAAAGATAGCAATGCTCCATCTCTTCCTTTACCTGTTCTGTTATGAAACCCGTCGTCGCCATGGTGGAAAGGCCGTCAAGGGTGTTCATGAGTCCCCTGAGCTTCTTCACCGCACCGCCGCTCATAAGCTGGGTCGCCTGCACGAAAAACTCGATATCCCTTATTCCTCCCCTTCCGAGCTTCACGTCGTTTTCCTTCCGGATGCCCTCGAGACGAACCTTCATGTCCTTGAGATCCTCTATGGACTCGTAATCAAGCAGCTTGCGGTATATTACCGGTTCGAGGTCCTCGAGGAATTCACGACCGAGCTCAATATCCCCGGCAACAGGGGTTGCCTTGAGCAAAACCGCTCTCTCCCAAGTCTCGGCCCAATGGTAATAATGTTCAAGGGCCGCGTCAACCGACACCGCGACCGGACTCCCGCTGCCCCCAGGACGCAGACCCAGGTCGACTCTGTAGAGAAAACCGCCGGGGGTGACGGAGCTTATCGTTCTGGTAACTGATGAGAAAAGCGTGAATATCTGTCGGGCATACTCCTCGTTTCTGTAGAGATAAACGAGGTCTATATCGGAACTCAGATTAAGGAGTCTTCCGCCGAGTTTCCCCATGCCCAGCACTACGAACTCAAACTGGTCTCCGCCATCGATTCGGGACCTGTAAAAATCAAGCACCGCCCTGACCACGGAGCTGGCTAGATCGGAAATCTCCTCCATGGTCTGGCGAAACGTGCAGAGACCCAGAATTTCCCTGTAGATTATTCTCGAGAGTTCTGTGTACTTGTACTCCTTGAGCCTTTCGGAGAGCCGCTCCGAGTCCTGCGAATTCCTCACAATCGAGCCGAGTGGAGTTCGGTGGGAAGAAATCGTTTTTTTTCTCCTGAGGGTTTTTTCATTAGTAAGTACGGTTAGCGCACGGGGATTTCTTATGACTGAATTGCCGAGGAATCTGCTGTGGGAAGAGATCGCGCGGAGGACTTTTTCTTTTTCCCCGGAGAGCCTGCCGTTTATCTCCCGGAATCTCTCAACGGTTAAGCGCGCGTTTTCCTCGTCGGGAAGAAGGGTTTTCTTTCTCATCAAGCCGGGTCACATGAAATCATAGGGATCAACATCAACTACAAGCTTAATTCCCGAGGCGTGTTTTTTCAACGAGTCGTAAAGTGCCGAGGCGTAGTTGCGAAGCAGCCCCAGATTACTTGACACGACAATGATCTGCCACCTGAACCTGTTTCTGAGTTTGTATATGGGAGCCTCGGAGGGGCCGAGCACTCGAAGCGACCCGGGCGGAAGCCTGAGAAGAAATCTCTCGGCTGTGCGTTTCATTCTTCCGGCGAAATCTCGCGTTTTCTCCTCATCAAGTCCGTTTACTCTGAAGGATATGAACCTTGAGAAAGGGGGCTGATCAAGAGACTTCCTAAGCTCCAGTTCTTCATCAAGAAACCCGGAACTGTTATGGGAAATGGCAAATCTTACCGAAGGATGTTCGGGGTTATATGTCTGCAGAAAAACCGTCCCGGGTTTTCTCCCCCTGCCTGTTCTTCCGGCTACCTGCGTGAGGATCTGGAAAGTTCTTTCTCCCGAGCGGAAGTCGGGAATCCCCAGCATATGGTCAGCCGAGAGAACACCCACAAGCGTAACCCCTGGCAGATCATGTCCTTTGGCTACCATCTGGGTCCCGATAAGAACATCCACCTCCCCGGACTCAAGCTTTCTGTAGAGGTCGAGAAGTTTGGTTTTTCCGCGGGTGTAATCCCTGTCCATAACGAAAACCCTGGCATCGGGAAGCATGCTCTTTACCTGCTCCTCCACTTTCTGGGTCCCGAGACCCTTGCCCATGTATTCGGCTCCGCAGCTTGAGCAGATGTTCTCGAATTCCTGCATAATCCCGCAGTAATGGCACTTAATTGAATTATCCTTTTTGTGGAAGGTAAGGGTTATAGAGCAGTTGGGGCACCTGAAGATTTCACCGCAGTCC of Candidatus Dadabacteria bacterium contains these proteins:
- the glnE gene encoding bifunctional [glutamate--ammonia ligase]-adenylyl-L-tyrosine phosphorylase/[glutamate--ammonia-ligase] adenylyltransferase; its protein translation is MRKKTLLPDEENARLTVERFREINGRLSGEKEKVLRAISSHSRFLGNSVIRNPRALTVLTNEKTLRRKKTISSHRTPLGSIVRNSQDSERLSERLKEYKYTELSRIIYREILGLCTFRQTMEEISDLASSVVRAVLDFYRSRIDGGDQFEFVVLGMGKLGGRLLNLSSDIDLVYLYRNEEYARQIFTLFSSVTRTISSVTPGGFLYRVDLGLRPGGSGSPVAVSVDAALEHYYHWAETWERAVLLKATPVAGDIELGREFLEDLEPVIYRKLLDYESIEDLKDMKVRLEGIRKENDVKLGRGGIRDIEFFVQATQLMSGGAVKKLRGLMNTLDGLSTMATTGFITEQVKEEMEHCYLFLRKVEHSIQLWDELQTHSIPTEESSLARLSRRMGFETTADFKAAYEEITSLVVKNCGNLFSDPGVELEEKGREFWEVADFMAEGNVNREEAISTLGNLGFSAPDDAVEIISSLMNPQRAGLTERGRVLSRKVIPAFLSNIIKLSDQDSALLNLERFISGLGSRMSVYFLLTENPKIIPLLSRLFSRGGMLSDFLIRHPEYLDSIILKDVTQFYDSKDAMAQALGEAVSEEEFFEGKLDALRSFKHIESLKLCFKELSEDLEPIYVGKYLSMVADVVMDSSLKLAKDALKCSPRKRKLLDNMVVLGLGKLGGGEMSYSSDLDIIFIYEGDDHELFSKYGQRFISNLSVYTSKSFCYKVDVELRPSGNSGALVASLEAFEEYHNSSAHIWERQALVKARAVAGNRALGEKVMKVIENFVYAKELAPDFPKEIHRLRGRLEKELANETESRFNLKTGRGGLVDIEFLIQMLQLAHGPANPELRTANTMEAIGGFYRAGLIKSDEALTLSEGYLFLRKMGNLLSLFNDRSKNEVTRGDFDRMAPEFGGSGGEGGFLMSEYGRVTGDVREIYDRYFTGST